In the Malania oleifera isolate guangnan ecotype guangnan chromosome 1, ASM2987363v1, whole genome shotgun sequence genome, one interval contains:
- the LOC131156302 gene encoding uncharacterized protein LOC131156302 isoform X2 yields MLEEKSAEEEHALDGEVASKMLNELVDVLLRWKANINHDIDTIEVHRRALDDLVNVNSLFTIAVFVGLSFASPGQLHSLENRSACDPDPGMARRLIIFEIRLGKLSCGSVHAMEAVAPLCAIVLLALAIYVPSSVNAIWISMKQVQPKGKTSWTQKSGG; encoded by the exons AT GCTTGAAGAAAAATCGGCAGAAGAAGAGCATGCACTCGATGGGGAAGTGGCAAGCAAAATGTTGAATGAACTTGTTGATGTGCTTTTACGTTGGAAGGCTAACATTAATCATGACATTGACACAATAGAAGTCCATCGAAGAGCATTAGATGACCTTGTCAATGTAAACTCACTTTTTACAATTGCTGTATTTGTTGGCTTATCGTTTGCCTCCCCAGGCCAATTGCACAGCCTGGAAAACCGATCTGCCTGCGACCCAGACCCAGGCATGGCCAGGAGGCTCATTATATTTGAG ATAAGGTTGGGGAAGCTGTCTTGTGGAAGTGTGCACGCCATGGAAGCGGTGGCACCACTCTGTGCAATTGTTTTGCTTGCTCTTGCCATCTATGTACCCTCTTCGGTGAATGCTATATGGATTTCTATGAAGCAAGTCCAACCAAAGGGGAAGACCAGCTGGACACAGAAATCTGGGGGATGA
- the LOC131156302 gene encoding uncharacterized protein LOC131156302 isoform X1 encodes MLEEKSAEEEHALDGEVASKMLNELVDVLLRWKANINHDIDTIEVHRRALDDLVNVNSLFTIAVFVGLSFASPGQLHSLENRSACDPDPGMARRLIIFEVISFAFFLLSSLVAKTLKVQLDINRYKYFRDWQSKLWRGSMLSLSLMASFLGIVFLTLSMINVIQIRLGKLSCGSVHAMEAVAPLCAIVLLALAIYVPSSVNAIWISMKQVQPKGKTSWTQKSGG; translated from the exons AT GCTTGAAGAAAAATCGGCAGAAGAAGAGCATGCACTCGATGGGGAAGTGGCAAGCAAAATGTTGAATGAACTTGTTGATGTGCTTTTACGTTGGAAGGCTAACATTAATCATGACATTGACACAATAGAAGTCCATCGAAGAGCATTAGATGACCTTGTCAATGTAAACTCACTTTTTACAATTGCTGTATTTGTTGGCTTATCGTTTGCCTCCCCAGGCCAATTGCACAGCCTGGAAAACCGATCTGCCTGCGACCCAGACCCAGGCATGGCCAGGAGGCTCATTATATTTGAGGTGATTTCCTTCGCCTTCTTCCTCTTATCGAGTTTAGTAGCCAAGACCCTCAAGGTCCAACTCGATATCAACCGATACAAATATTTCAGAGATTGGCAGTCCAAGCTTTGGAGGGGCTCTATGCTGTCCTTGTCGTTGATGGCCTCGTTCCTGGGGATTGTGTTTTTGACACTTTCCATGATTAATGTCATCCAGATAAGGTTGGGGAAGCTGTCTTGTGGAAGTGTGCACGCCATGGAAGCGGTGGCACCACTCTGTGCAATTGTTTTGCTTGCTCTTGCCATCTATGTACCCTCTTCGGTGAATGCTATATGGATTTCTATGAAGCAAGTCCAACCAAAGGGGAAGACCAGCTGGACACAGAAATCTGGGGGATGA